One genomic segment of Carassius carassius chromosome 21, fCarCar2.1, whole genome shotgun sequence includes these proteins:
- the LOC132097124 gene encoding actin-related protein 2/3 complex subunit 5-like protein, whose translation MAKNTQSSRFRGVDIVEYDENKFVDEQDEASEQQGPDAREVDDLIRQGDMMTSFHIALRNPPINSKNPAVKEWAQTVVLRVLTAFKSSDIEPAVKSLDRNRVDLLMKYIYRGFEKPSDNSSAILLQWHEKAFAVGGLGSIVRVLTARKSV comes from the exons ATGGCGAAAAACACCCAGTCCTCACGATTCCGGGGAGTCGACATCGTCGAATACGACGAGAATAAATTCGTGGACGAGCAGGACGAGGCGTCCGAGCAGCAGGGACCGGACGCGCGCGAGGTTGACGATCTCATCAGACA AGGGGACATGATGACATCATTTCACATCGCCTTGAGGAATCCACCAATCAACTCCAAGAATCCGGCAGTGAAA GAGTGGGCACAGACGGTGGTGTTACGAGTGCTGACTGCATTCAAGAGCAGCGATATCGAGCCGGCCGTGAAGTCTCTGGACAGAAACAGAGTGGACCTGCTGATGAAGTACATCTACAGAGGCTTCGAGAAGCCCTCGGACAACAGCAGCGCCATCCTGCTCCAGTGGCACGAAAAG GCTTTTGCTGTGGGGGGTCTGGGGTCCATCGTACGAGTGCTGACTGCGAGAAAATCTGTCTGA